Part of the Hemicordylus capensis ecotype Gifberg chromosome 7, rHemCap1.1.pri, whole genome shotgun sequence genome, AAGGTATTTGCTTGCAAAAATAGATGGGcatggggaaaatgggggggaGGCTATTTCCACTGGCCTCACTCAATTTCCACTGACTCTCATCTTCTCCTACATCCCTCATCTTCCACCTACCTACCTTTCTGCCCACCCAGAAAGATGGAACAATTAATGACATTCATCCAATGCCCCAGAGTTGCAGGTTCAAATATTCACAGATGGATGCTTAGCTTCCCTGATGAAACCACAATAGCTCATCTTTTCTGTTTGAGGGGCAACATCCAGGATTGGATTCTATCCTTCTGAGCTCTAGCTAGTAGGACTGTGCACCATAAAAACAATCAGATCAGTTCTGACCAACTCAGACCCGACAGAGAAATTATCGGGAAGGCCGACATGCCCTCATCAAAACCATTGGCTTGTTGGAATTGGATCGAGATTTTGACATTTTACTGACATAGTTGGTGATTTTCAGGGCCTACACCCTTGAAATCGGGGAAGGGGGGATAAAGGCAACCCTGCAAGAGGGATACACAGGGCTGTTTAACCTTTAGAGGGTAAAACCTTTAATTGAACGTGCCCTCCAAACCAGCTCCAAGGGTGATTTTTAAGAATtttttggttgattgattgattgaatgattgatctTCTCCCCACATCTTGTCTTCCAAATATGTCCCACACTTACCTGTTGACTTCTATCCCCTTGTCTCGAAACGATTGCCTTCAAAGCATGCCATGATATTGTTCTGCTTTCAGCTCTGTGTCACTGAGTTATCTCCCATGTTGCAGCTGTTTAGCGAGGGAATGGAATACGGTACTTCACACAAACATTCTTCTTGAGTATTGGTCTTCTATAAATAGCATATCATTATATTTAGTTCCTTTCACAGCGTTTCTAAGAATTGTTCTACCTTGAGCAATCCCCACTTCCCCCAGTGGTGAAAAGACTGAGGGGGAAATGCTGCACTGCCTGACGTGAGGATGAAAATGACTCAgcaaacttgttcttttaatgtcattgggactactttgagtaattttccttatcgtGTTGGCCGTTGTTTAATCATGCCCATTATGATAGAGAAGGGAAATAGGGTCTCTATTTTGGTCCCATTCTAGTCCCTAGAGAAAGCCGAATGACTGATCCTGTGTGATCCACCTCTTGAGTCTCCAGGAAAATTAAGTAGGGACAAGAGAAAGACTTgttccttatttttaaaaattgtcctgGCTATTCAGATGAATCCTGTATTAGTTATTTATTCTCGGATTGAGAAGCTGAGGTTACATATAATGTGGCCAATTTTTTTCTGACTGCTGATAGGATTAGGCAAGCTAAGATATCTTCTACAGCCTCTTAACATTTTTGTATTATAGTTGCTGGGTGTAGCTTGTTGAGCTTTGATGTTTTTATGATATTTTGATGTTGTTTTTCCTGGTTAATGACCAAATAAAGAATGAACAAATTAAATAACCCACCACAATTTTTCATGTTTGGGGGGGCAGGCATTTTGGGGcttgggggggcattcctgggcatatGGAGACCCAGCACAGTACAGTAAATACCTTCAGTTATTTTCggctttccccccactcttttttGATAGTCCTTTTTTCCATCCTGGAACCTAACCTGTTTCCATTCTGGaactttttttttccccattctgCAATCTAACCCCCCATTTTCCATAAGCACAATGCCTTTTTACTCATGGCAcgtgttgtcccagcccccagaaatcccacaatgcactggacaAGTGGGCGGGCACCCCAAGTGTATCAGCACGGGCTGAAAGAAGGACTTTTTCGTGTAGTGAATCTCCTGTACCTAGCCGGATTCCCATCTACTAGCATACACCCTGAGCCGGCCCGCAAGCCTTGTTGTTTAtggactataactcctatcacccccagcctttggctgttgtggctgaagatgatgggagttgtagtccaaaaacaagttGTCCAAGACTCTCGGTTATACCAATGAGTTTCACTATCTCATGGAATTTCAGCCTCCCTACCCCGAAAACAGCCAGTTTGACCAAGATGGTTCAATGGCCTGACTTAGTAGAAAGGCAGCCtgcctcctatgttcctctgtctgTAAACAGCCAAAGAACTGACTCAGTAGCCCTTCACATGGGGACTGTGCATCAAAATTCACTGTATTTACAGATCAATGTTGCAATTCACTGGGTTGGAAAGAAGGTGAAACCACCTCTGCTTTTTTCTCTCATCTTATCTCTGAGGAACTCCTTGCCCAGTTGAAGGAACTGAGTATTTTTAGCCGGAAGAAGAAAAGACTATGCATAAATATGTATAATAATGATGGTGATGACTGTATTTATATGAATCGAAGACTAGATTTTCCcccaaattctttgatgttagaaatcagggggtcattcTTAAATCCAGatgcctcttcctttcaggtaaatacaggtatagcctgtatttatttttaaggggCTTGGGTCATGttgtattcaggtaaatgcagtagtAATGCCTTGAAGACTGGTTAATACTCAGAAATTGGTGATGGAGAAAAATGGTAACCTAGGAAAGCCATGTTGTTTCCCCTTTCTGTCCCATCCACCCCACATTCAAGCCAGGACTTCTACTTTCAGATCTCGCTCAgatctttaaaaaatgaacacaaaGAACTCGGGTTTAAAATTCCCTTTGAAAGGCAAGCAATGAGGGTTCTAAACAAATTTCCAGTCCGAAGGAGTTCCACAGAGTGGAGGCAATGACAGCACAACATAAATGTTAagcatttattgattgatttatgatatttgtatgccactttttaaaaagaatattgtacaaagcagtttgcaatatAACCTCCTATATAACCTCCCTCCACAAAAACAAGAAAGCTAAGATGAACAGAAAAGGTGCCTGCAAGAGAAGCTAGCAGCCAGTTGGaaactgattattatttttacaaaGTGTATAATGGTCAAatctatcatacttgggacacattatgcgaagacccaactcccttgagaagtccataatgctgggaaacgttgaaggaaagagaagaagaggatgaccagcagcaaggtggatggacttaatcacgacagccatgaaggcaccactgagagacctcaaaggccaagtggaagacagatcatcctgaagagaatctatctatgtggtcgctaggagtcgacaccaacttgacagcacttaatcaatcaataatggtCAAGGGGTCCTGGCCATAACAGTATCTCCTCTTATGTGGGCACAGCTCTAGGTCCATTCATACATAATGcccaacactcatacaacaagtatACAGTGTAAACATGTACACATCTGGACacaggtacggtcattcacatgttatgccaaacacaggtacagaagtacacttcttatctgtaccatgcatttgaaaggcctgtttCCAGGCtcactttaaaatgaacacaggtaccatcatgtggtcgctaagagttgacaccgacttgacagcactcaatcaatcaatcaatcaatcacaatcATTCAGACAAAcacgtgtacgagtgtacagacatctgtacacttgtacagcataatgtctgaattagcCTTATGTTATGTCCATATGTATGCATTGATCCTTCGGAATGGTAATGCTGTCATGACCTCAGGTCCAGAAACCCTGCAAGTAGAAAAAAGCATTGACAATTCAGGGGGTGAGCCAGAGCGAGATGCTCCAGCCTCAGCAGATCCACCCCGTCCCACACAACTGGAGGAGTCACTCCTCCAAGGACCTGCCCGCCTGGTTAGAGGCTCCCTGGTGTCACCATAGCTGGCACCTACGAAATAAAGCATTTTCCCATTAAGGTCTGGTAACTCCTATAGGGGAAGGGCAGAGCGAGAGGAGGAGCCAGGCTATAGGTCTGGCCTCCACAActctggcactcctgcagatgttggactacaactccaatagtccctgactattggccactgtggctggggatgatgggagctggagtccaaaaagagctggagggccaaaagttgtgcagccctggtatttTATGATATTTAAGTTGTATAGCCCTGAGGTTATCTAAGGTCTCCATTAAGACCAGATATTTGCTGAAAGAACATCCTCCTATACTCTAGGGAAGAGGTTTCCAACCTGCCAGACtacggatgttgctgaactacaactcccatcatccacagctacaatgtTTTGTGTCCAGGGGTGATGGGACTTTTgagttccacaacatctggagtgccacaggttgggaacccgtgctctagggcaggggtaggcaacctttgccaCTTCAGCTATGCTTGAACCACACATAAATCCCCAGCCatcataaattgtggctgggcatgatgggagttgtagttcaacaacagctggagtgcccaaGGTTGCCGACTCCTGCTCTAGGGGGATTCCCTACACTTGGTAACTCCCCAAGATCCGATCCTGTCCTAGGAGCTATCCTTGGTCCTGTCTCCTGCTGATCTGTTGTTCTGATTGAATTTCCTTCCATGGCTGACCTCTGGACTCCTGGAACCCAATAGATTCTGACATTAACAGGATAAATGGGTGACCTGACAATTTCAGCTGAATAATTCCTTGTGAAAAATCTACTTCATATGATGAAAACAGAATATCCAGAAAATGTGGCCTCATATGAGTTGACAGGGGAAATGAGTCAGGGGACAATTCCTTGGAGGTGTCCCTTCCTTTCTAGACATGATCCAAGGGAAAGTCTTCATGGCATGCCAGATCACTCCCTGGAGTCAATGTCTGCACCAAGCGCTTGCCGCCATTGATATGGTGGCCTTCTTCAGCAGTATTTTCACTGTCCCCAGGTATGGTGGGAAGATCCGTAAAACCTCTTCTAAGCAGAGAGACAGTGGACATCTTGAAGACATTCTGGAATTTCTCCCCAACAAAGAGATAGAGAAAGGGGGTAATGCAGATATTCAAACAGGTGCAGGTTGTAAAAATTACCTGAAGAACCTCCTGTGTTTCTTGGGGGGCTTTAAATACACGTGAAGCATTGTAGAGATAAAAGGGAAACCTGCAGATGAAGAATGATGTCACAGCGGCCACTAGGACTTTGTAAGGCTTCCCCATCCTAGCCAACCTTCTCCTCATTTCCTGTCCCATACAGTAATAGCAGGTCATGATGGTGAGGAAGGGAAGGACGAACGCCAGCAGGAACCGAAGGAGAAAGAAAGCTAGGGACACACGGTACTTCAAGCCTGGGTTGGCATGTCCCCAGTCACTGGAGAGGGCATAATTGCTGGCACACACAGTCCTGCCCTTCCACTCTTTAGTGTCCATGAAAGCTAGGTAGGGACTAAGCAAAGCTAGGGAAGCAACCCACGTTCCTGTGACCAGTCTCCGTGCCCAGGGTAGTGTGCGGTGACGCCGGGACCAGGTGGGATGGCATGTGAAGAGGTAGCGGTCCAAGCTGATGAGGGTGAGTAGAAAGACTGTATTGTACATCCCCAGAGAAAAGAACATGACATTAAGCTTGCACATAGCCACGCCGAAAATCCAGTCGCCACCATGGAGGTAGGTGACAGCAAAGAAAGGAAGGCTCAAACAACAAATTAAGTAGGAGACATCCAGATGCAGGAACCAGAAGGTGTTGACTTTTCTCGCCATCTTCACCCTCAGCACCCAGAGAAAGAAACCATTCACAACTGTCCCCACCAAGAAGGACACCAAAATAAAACTGCCTAGGGCCAGTTCCATAAAAGTTATGGCCTTCACATCAGAGGTTGAGGAATTCCCCCAGTGTTGAGTCTGGTTTTCTTCATCCATGAGATCCTGAAAGGAGATGGAAAAAGAAAGTTGGAGGCCCAGGAAGAGAAAAGTGAACTTATGATGCAGGTGGAGAAGGAACAGTCAGCATCAGCAACCTTCTGGATAAGTATGGGAAAGCGGAAACGTGGTACTCCAGTTTTGCTCATGCATGCTGCACAATCAATTTTCGTAGCAAACGAAATCTGCATTCTAGGCTCAGAATAAAGTCACATGGTATGCATTCAACAGAGTGTCTGTGGCCTGTTTCATATGTAGCATTAAACCAGAATTCACTTCACCTCTGTCTCCCAAACCTGGACGTACAAATCCGGGAAAAGGGAGTTTGTGGGAGAAAGGGATGCTCACCATGCTCTGCTCAGAACCTTCAGTCAATGTAGAGTTTCGCTGCTGCAAACACCATTTCTGTGATGCCAGCATTACATACAAATGTCCGCACCgcagtttgggccccatggagccagagttgaagggggatgctcctccctcactctggcccagtTGGCTATACAGGCTGCACTTCTGGGAAGAAGGAAGCCCGGCAAAGATaattcccctgcctctctgcagttgtgctgactgcagagagacactCTACCCAACATCCAAACATGGGTGGGAGAgcggaggggtgggggtgaggagaacACGGTCCATCCATTTTAGGTATGAACCGGGCCATACTATTATTACTTTGCATATATGTCTAAACTGCAGAATTAAGCCAGTCATTTTCTGGGGGGATAATGGTCAAGCTCAAACTGATTGCAATCAGAATGGAGCAAA contains:
- the LOC128332860 gene encoding probable G-protein coupled receptor 33 gives rise to the protein MAAGSAILDCIAQRERGFHGSIGEAKLQNDLMDEENQTQHWGNSSTSDVKAITFMELALGSFILVSFLVGTVVNGFFLWVLRVKMARKVNTFWFLHLDVSYLICCLSLPFFAVTYLHGGDWIFGVAMCKLNVMFFSLGMYNTVFLLTLISLDRYLFTCHPTWSRRHRTLPWARRLVTGTWVASLALLSPYLAFMDTKEWKGRTVCASNYALSSDWGHANPGLKYRVSLAFFLLRFLLAFVLPFLTIMTCYYCMGQEMRRRLARMGKPYKVLVAAVTSFFICRFPFYLYNASRVFKAPQETQEVLQVIFTTCTCLNICITPFLYLFVGEKFQNVFKMSTVSLLRRGFTDLPTIPGDSENTAEEGHHINGGKRLVQTLTPGSDLACHEDFPLDHV